A section of the Clostridia bacterium genome encodes:
- a CDS encoding CCA tRNA nucleotidyltransferase, with product MTSEWRLSRTLRRKIPGAVDGVMRVLELAGHPAYIAGASSRDLLFGRQPDAWEIATDAVPRKVLAIFPGAEPLTPFVTAVPAAGATVRVATYRMDADPSQGPDLPRFAPHIYVDLAHRDFTIEAVAISRRGQLEDPFQGYPDVLHRRLRAVGEPEIRFRERPSRMLRAISLAAEFNLNYHRPLLFSLQALRQLVDSVPADVIREEWTRMLLSGRPAYAMEALLRTGILHRFCPEVAGLAPRASGEAAETAVWDHTMRVLEAVPPLLELRLAALFHDAARAAGSSKRASERGFRAAMAARGALRRLGFAEDVVAAVEGVVRHHEELVRGSGLPAARWQRWADRVGPRVAGLVLAFRRAHLAVEPSAIEAAAWQQAIAALGGEPGVGVTDGVANGKAMSASRGR from the coding sequence ATGACGAGCGAGTGGCGTCTCAGCCGCACCCTGCGGCGCAAGATCCCCGGAGCGGTCGACGGCGTCATGCGCGTGCTGGAGCTGGCCGGGCACCCCGCGTACATCGCGGGCGCCTCGTCGAGGGACCTGCTTTTCGGCCGGCAGCCGGACGCGTGGGAGATCGCCACGGACGCCGTGCCCCGCAAGGTGCTGGCCATATTTCCGGGGGCGGAGCCGCTCACCCCGTTCGTCACGGCCGTCCCCGCGGCCGGAGCGACGGTGCGGGTGGCCACCTACCGCATGGACGCCGACCCCTCCCAGGGGCCGGACCTGCCGCGCTTTGCGCCGCACATCTACGTCGACCTCGCCCACCGCGACTTCACCATCGAGGCCGTCGCCATCTCCCGGCGAGGGCAGCTCGAGGACCCGTTCCAGGGCTATCCGGACGTCCTGCACCGGCGCCTGCGGGCGGTGGGGGAGCCGGAGATCCGCTTCCGGGAGCGCCCGTCCCGCATGTTGCGCGCCATTTCGCTGGCCGCGGAATTCAACCTGAACTATCACCGCCCGCTGCTGTTTTCGCTGCAGGCCCTGCGGCAGCTCGTCGACTCCGTCCCGGCTGACGTCATCCGCGAGGAGTGGACGCGCATGCTGCTCAGCGGCCGGCCGGCCTACGCCATGGAAGCGCTTCTGCGCACCGGCATCCTCCACCGGTTCTGCCCCGAAGTGGCGGGCCTCGCCCCGCGCGCCTCGGGCGAGGCGGCGGAGACGGCGGTGTGGGATCACACGATGCGCGTGCTCGAAGCCGTGCCGCCCCTGTTGGAGCTGCGGCTCGCGGCCCTGTTCCACGACGCGGCGCGGGCCGCCGGCAGCTCGAAGCGCGCGTCCGAACGCGGGTTTCGCGCGGCGATGGCCGCCCGCGGCGCGCTGCGTCGCCTCGGCTTCGCCGAGGACGTCGTCGCCGCGGTGGAGGGCGTCGTGCGTCACCACGAGGAATTGGTCCGCGGCAGCGGCCTTCCGGCCGCGCGCTGGCAGAGGTGGGCGGACCGCGTCGGACCGCGCGTGGCCGGGCTCGTGCTGGCGTTCCGGCGCGCGCACCTGGCCGTCGAGCCCTCGGCCATCGAGGCGGCCGCCTGGCAGCAGGCCATCGCCGCGCTTGGCGGCGAACCGGGGGTAGGCGTCACGGATGGCGTCGCGAATGGGAAGGCTATGTCCGCGTCCCGCGGACGCTGA
- a CDS encoding insulinase family protein, translating into MTQSFVRVALGDGVTAHILTAPRFKTVTLSVYLHRPLRRETVTANALLPQVLLRGSRELPTLAALARRLDELFGASVSSGAEKIGEDQAIAFHLNVVDDRFLPEGQAAWRAAVRVLAGLIRDPLLEGGAFRADYVEQEKANLGHRIQSLYNDKARYANMRLIAEMCAGEPFALHPLGFREDLEELDPRRLVEHHRSLLDAAPVDVFLVGGERAEDLLPALQEAFAWDRGVPEALPPTRAGEPPAEPRVVVERQPVQQGKLAMGYRAGVTIADPLYFAFVMYNGILGGFVHSKLFRNVREKASLAYYASSHADALKGIMLVASGIESRNYERAVGIIQEQVAAMERGDITDDELEFTRRALIERLRAASDSPAAMISGALAERLGGRPMSQEERIAGIEAVRKDDVVEVAHRVRLDTIFFLTHLEDDRSPAASAPEREVTRP; encoded by the coding sequence TTGACGCAGAGCTTCGTGCGCGTGGCGCTTGGCGACGGCGTGACGGCGCACATCCTGACGGCGCCCCGCTTCAAGACGGTCACGCTGTCCGTCTACCTGCACCGGCCCCTGCGGCGCGAAACGGTCACCGCCAACGCGCTCCTGCCCCAGGTCCTCCTGCGGGGCAGCCGCGAGCTCCCCACCCTGGCGGCCCTCGCCCGCCGGCTCGACGAGCTCTTCGGCGCGTCGGTCTCCAGCGGCGCGGAGAAGATCGGCGAGGACCAGGCCATCGCCTTCCACCTGAACGTCGTCGACGACCGCTTCCTGCCCGAGGGCCAAGCGGCGTGGCGCGCCGCCGTGCGCGTGCTGGCCGGCCTCATCCGCGACCCGCTCCTGGAAGGCGGCGCCTTCCGTGCGGACTACGTCGAGCAGGAGAAGGCGAACCTCGGCCACCGAATCCAGAGCCTCTACAACGACAAGGCGCGCTACGCGAACATGCGCCTCATCGCGGAGATGTGCGCCGGCGAGCCGTTCGCGCTCCATCCGCTCGGGTTCCGCGAGGATCTTGAGGAACTCGATCCGCGCCGCCTCGTCGAACATCACCGATCGCTGCTCGACGCGGCGCCCGTCGACGTGTTCCTCGTCGGCGGGGAGCGCGCCGAGGACCTGCTTCCGGCCCTGCAGGAGGCGTTCGCGTGGGACCGCGGCGTCCCGGAAGCGCTGCCGCCCACGCGCGCCGGGGAGCCGCCGGCAGAGCCGCGCGTCGTCGTGGAACGCCAGCCGGTCCAGCAGGGCAAGCTGGCCATGGGGTACCGCGCCGGGGTGACCATCGCCGACCCGCTCTACTTCGCGTTCGTGATGTACAACGGCATCCTGGGCGGCTTCGTGCACTCCAAGCTCTTCCGCAACGTGAGGGAGAAGGCGAGCCTCGCGTACTACGCCAGCTCCCACGCCGACGCGCTGAAGGGGATCATGCTCGTCGCGTCCGGCATCGAATCGCGCAACTACGAGCGCGCGGTGGGCATCATCCAGGAGCAGGTGGCGGCCATGGAGCGCGGCGACATCACGGACGACGAGCTCGAGTTCACCCGGCGCGCGCTGATCGAGCGGCTGCGCGCGGCCTCGGACAGCCCGGCGGCGATGATCTCGGGGGCGCTCGCGGAGCGGCTGGGCGGCCGGCCCATGTCCCAGGAGGAGCGGATCGCCGGCATCGAGGCCGTGCGGAAGGACGACGTCGTCGAGGTGGCGCACCGGGTCCGCCTCGACACGATCTTCTTCCTCACGCACCTTGAGGACGACCGCTCGCCCGCCGCGAGCGCGCCCGAACGGGAGGTGACCCGGCCGTGA